In Bacillus sp. 2205SS5-2, a single genomic region encodes these proteins:
- a CDS encoding DEAD/DEAH box helicase codes for MLLRYCIENFLLIPEPFAKNSQPPQPLTALKLPQPPPKDETFHFDENLQSTLAGRALLMDELSFSVELLYEHYLAGYILWEKGIRQKNTLMECRRCGNKEKTLFARFECARCKEMCTYCRKCIMMGRVSTCTALLSWRGDFPVGPDKQAKIAWKGTLSSGQRDASEQMISAIQERSQRLIWAVCGAGKTEVLFPGIHYALKNRMKVCLATPRTDVVLELLPRLRQAFPNAEIVGLYGGSGENQSTSSLMVSTTHQLLRFHQAFDVIIVDEVDAFPFSYDESLHYEVKKASKQNAAFIYLTATPTKKWQRTPHVKIPARYHGHPLPQPKFSWCGNWEKKLKQNNLPQKVEVWVLNQLQKEEQALIFFPSVNMIEKALPLFQALHKNILSVHANDKDRKEKVEKLRRGEIPLLITTTILERGITISNLNVAVIGAEQAIFTESALVQIAGRVGRDAEYPMGEVTFFHYGKSSEMEKALLHIMSMNRVARKKGYFQ; via the coding sequence ATGCTTTTGCGTTATTGTATAGAAAATTTTCTTCTTATCCCTGAACCTTTTGCAAAAAACAGCCAACCACCTCAACCACTCACCGCTTTAAAACTGCCCCAACCTCCTCCCAAAGATGAAACTTTCCATTTTGATGAAAATTTACAGAGCACTCTTGCCGGTCGTGCGTTGTTGATGGATGAACTCTCCTTCTCGGTGGAACTTCTTTATGAACATTATCTTGCAGGCTATATTTTATGGGAGAAGGGCATCCGTCAGAAAAATACTCTCATGGAATGCAGGCGCTGCGGGAATAAGGAGAAAACACTCTTCGCCCGCTTTGAGTGTGCACGCTGCAAGGAGATGTGCACCTATTGCCGGAAATGCATCATGATGGGACGTGTTTCTACATGTACGGCATTGCTTTCATGGAGAGGAGACTTTCCGGTTGGGCCGGATAAACAAGCAAAAATCGCTTGGAAGGGAACTCTTTCATCTGGTCAAAGGGATGCGTCAGAGCAGATGATCTCTGCGATTCAAGAACGAAGTCAACGGCTAATTTGGGCTGTTTGTGGTGCAGGAAAAACAGAGGTGCTTTTCCCTGGTATTCATTATGCTTTAAAGAACAGGATGAAGGTTTGTCTTGCTACACCTAGAACGGATGTTGTGCTAGAATTATTGCCCCGCCTCAGACAAGCTTTTCCGAACGCTGAAATTGTTGGATTATATGGAGGGAGCGGGGAGAACCAGTCAACGAGCTCTTTGATGGTTTCGACCACTCATCAATTACTCCGGTTTCATCAAGCTTTTGATGTAATAATCGTCGATGAAGTTGATGCCTTTCCGTTTTCCTACGATGAGAGTCTGCATTATGAAGTGAAAAAAGCGAGTAAACAGAATGCGGCCTTTATCTATCTAACCGCTACGCCAACGAAAAAATGGCAAAGAACTCCACATGTAAAAATCCCCGCCCGGTATCATGGTCACCCGCTTCCACAGCCCAAATTCAGCTGGTGTGGAAATTGGGAGAAGAAACTAAAACAAAATAATCTCCCTCAAAAAGTAGAAGTGTGGGTCTTGAATCAGTTACAAAAAGAAGAACAAGCGCTTATCTTTTTCCCTTCAGTAAACATGATTGAAAAAGCACTTCCCCTCTTTCAGGCGTTACATAAGAATATTCTCTCCGTACATGCTAACGATAAAGATAGGAAAGAAAAGGTTGAAAAACTGCGTAGAGGCGAAATTCCGTTGCTCATAACAACGACCATTCTAGAGAGAGGGATTACCATTTCCAATCTCAATGTCGCAGTAATTGGCGCAGAGCAAGCGATTTTTACCGAAAGTGCGCTGGTCCAAATTGCTGGACGAGTGGGCCGGGATGCGGAATATCCAATGGGAGAGGTTACTTTTTTCCATTACGGGAAGAGTAGCGAGATGGAAAAGGCATTATTACATATTATGAGCATGAACCGAGTGGCAAGGAAAAAGGGCTATTTTCAATGA
- a CDS encoding ComF family protein has translation MRCIYCHQSFRETLTWSSFLFQEKERPLCEECQNSFELVGEYGCDICSRLLKDSAKVGRCPDCIAWESHDKWSGTLSQNRSIFLYNESMKNYLAQYKYRGDYELSCFFRPLMKKKIASFSYDELVPIPVSSQRLYERGFNQVEGMLEDLKYSSLLTRKTSEKQSKKTKQERMSIENPFLVERGLSIAGKKIVLVDDIYTTGSTLRQAAKVLKNSGARHVCSVTLVRG, from the coding sequence ATGAGATGTATTTATTGTCATCAATCCTTTAGAGAAACGTTAACTTGGTCGAGTTTTTTATTTCAAGAAAAGGAGCGTCCGCTATGTGAGGAGTGTCAGAATTCATTCGAGCTTGTTGGAGAATACGGATGTGATATTTGTAGTCGCCTGCTAAAGGATTCTGCTAAAGTTGGTAGATGTCCAGATTGCATAGCGTGGGAGAGTCATGATAAATGGTCCGGTACTCTGTCACAAAACAGGTCCATTTTTTTGTATAACGAGAGCATGAAGAACTATTTAGCTCAATATAAGTATCGCGGTGATTACGAACTTAGTTGCTTCTTTCGGCCGCTTATGAAGAAAAAAATTGCTTCTTTTTCCTACGATGAGCTTGTGCCGATTCCTGTTAGTTCGCAGCGTCTTTATGAAAGAGGGTTTAATCAGGTGGAAGGGATGCTTGAAGATTTAAAGTATTCTTCCCTTTTGACGAGAAAAACGAGTGAAAAACAGTCGAAAAAAACGAAGCAAGAACGAATGAGTATAGAGAACCCCTTTTTGGTTGAAAGAGGACTGAGTATAGCCGGGAAGAAAATTGTGCTTGTAGATGATATTTATACGACAGGATCAACACTTAGACAGGCGGCTAAAGTTTTAAAGAATTCTGGGGCTCGTCATGTCTGTTCCGTCACTTTAGTAAGAGGCTAG
- a CDS encoding TIGR03826 family flagellar region protein, protein MSEILNCPNCGSIYVKNQFREVCDACFRTEEKKFEEVSKFLRVRENRSALPEMIIEKTGVDEALLHKWVRKGRLNVRHFPNLGYPCERCGKLIKEGKLCGDCAGEITKDLQIFNEEQERMKKQQERRTETYRTINREQ, encoded by the coding sequence ATGAGTGAAATACTAAATTGTCCGAACTGTGGTTCCATTTATGTCAAAAATCAATTTCGTGAAGTATGCGACGCATGTTTCCGAACAGAAGAGAAGAAATTTGAAGAAGTATCTAAGTTTCTCCGCGTTCGCGAAAACCGTTCGGCCTTACCAGAAATGATTATCGAAAAAACCGGCGTTGACGAAGCCCTGCTGCATAAATGGGTAAGAAAAGGACGTCTGAATGTTCGGCATTTTCCAAATCTGGGCTATCCATGTGAACGCTGCGGGAAACTGATCAAAGAAGGAAAACTTTGTGGGGATTGTGCAGGAGAGATCACAAAAGATCTGCAAATTTTTAATGAAGAGCAGGAACGCATGAAAAAGCAACAAGAACGTCGAACAGAAACGTATCGCACGATCAATCGTGAGCAATAG
- the flgM gene encoding flagellar biosynthesis anti-sigma factor FlgM: MKINPNRINSVNPYQKQMNKIDQADTKKAPQDKVEISSAAKEMREASKISKEREVKVNQLKELVESGQYKVDHKAVATSIAKYYQSF; encoded by the coding sequence ATGAAGATTAATCCAAACCGAATCAATAGTGTGAATCCGTATCAAAAGCAAATGAATAAAATAGATCAGGCTGACACAAAAAAAGCGCCTCAAGACAAGGTGGAAATTTCTTCTGCGGCAAAGGAAATGAGAGAAGCATCGAAGATTTCTAAAGAGCGTGAAGTGAAGGTCAATCAATTGAAGGAACTTGTTGAAAGCGGACAGTACAAAGTAGATCATAAGGCCGTTGCAACAAGCATTGCCAAGTATTATCAATCATTTTAA
- a CDS encoding flagellar protein FlgN, producing MSLTPLLTSLTILTKLHQRMFDLSVKKTDIVTEGNIDKLNELLKDEQQHMAAIQTVEKQRQQAALSFLLDKKGASANDAPTINDCLEYADEYETEQLQKAQNQLLRQIVELQERNELNQKLIYQSLQFVNLNLSMMQPENQTATYSRPNQPKPKAPSRSMFDSQA from the coding sequence ATGTCGCTTACGCCGCTGTTAACTTCACTAACCATACTAACAAAGCTTCATCAACGCATGTTTGACCTCTCTGTGAAGAAGACCGACATCGTCACAGAAGGAAATATCGACAAACTGAATGAGCTGTTAAAGGATGAACAACAGCATATGGCTGCCATTCAAACGGTGGAAAAACAGCGTCAACAAGCAGCACTTTCTTTTCTTCTTGATAAAAAAGGTGCGTCAGCGAACGATGCTCCGACGATTAATGATTGCCTCGAATATGCAGATGAATATGAAACGGAACAATTACAAAAAGCTCAAAATCAATTATTACGGCAAATTGTCGAGCTGCAGGAACGGAATGAATTAAATCAGAAATTGATTTACCAATCACTGCAATTTGTGAATCTTAATTTATCTATGATGCAGCCTGAAAACCAAACAGCAACCTATTCTCGCCCAAATCAACCGAAGCCCAAAGCTCCATCGCGCTCGATGTTTGATTCACAGGCATAA
- the flgK gene encoding flagellar hook-associated protein FlgK, with protein MVSTFHGLETAIRGMYTQQSALYTTGHNISNANTPGYTRQRVNFEQTSPYPAPSMNRPQIPGQVGTGVEAGSIERVREQFLDVQFRGENNKLGYWETKMESLKKMEEVMNEPSESGLAKTMDQLWQSLQDLAVNPTNDGARSVVRQRAVAVAETFNYISSSLSGVQKDIQNELSVTEKNVNALLNQLHQLNNQISDVEPHGLMPNDLYDERDRLIDDLSQLVDVKVSYQANGGNASPLAEGRAIVYLASGETNLRSAMLVGKDGANSIKVNYDSTTSVVNEIEVGNQKMPIASFESIGKLKGLIESYGYVDQNGDIQGSYANMLAELDNLAFTFTEAFNAQHQAGVSPAQMMDNTVPSYDFFKDQNNTDLDATNKAGFASRMEVSAGILQNLDHIASASTANPTMGNAENITALANVIDKLPLNYGANPTTFKSHYESMIGDMAVQSQEAVRLSSNSEVLRSAVDTRRQSVSSVSLDEEMTNMIKFQHAYNASARIITLTDEMLDKIINGMGTGGR; from the coding sequence ATGGTATCAACCTTTCATGGCCTTGAAACGGCCATACGTGGCATGTATACACAGCAAAGTGCCCTATATACAACGGGACATAATATTTCAAACGCCAATACACCTGGATACACACGTCAGCGAGTGAATTTCGAGCAAACCTCTCCTTATCCAGCCCCAAGCATGAACCGTCCACAAATTCCAGGACAGGTCGGGACAGGAGTGGAAGCGGGATCGATTGAGCGTGTGCGAGAACAATTCCTGGATGTGCAATTTCGGGGTGAAAATAATAAGCTCGGTTATTGGGAAACGAAAATGGAGTCACTGAAGAAGATGGAAGAAGTCATGAACGAACCATCTGAATCAGGCTTAGCCAAAACAATGGATCAACTTTGGCAATCCCTACAAGACTTAGCGGTGAATCCAACGAATGACGGTGCTCGTTCGGTTGTGAGACAGCGTGCCGTAGCCGTCGCAGAAACCTTTAATTATATTTCATCCTCTTTATCAGGTGTTCAAAAGGATATTCAGAATGAACTTTCGGTAACCGAGAAAAATGTCAATGCCCTTTTAAATCAACTTCATCAACTGAATAACCAAATTTCCGATGTTGAACCACATGGCTTAATGCCCAATGATTTATACGATGAACGAGATCGCTTAATCGATGACCTGTCTCAGCTTGTCGATGTTAAGGTGAGCTACCAAGCAAATGGTGGAAATGCCAGTCCCTTAGCGGAAGGGCGGGCGATTGTGTACTTAGCTTCCGGTGAGACCAATTTACGTTCAGCGATGCTAGTAGGCAAGGATGGCGCCAATTCGATTAAGGTAAACTATGATTCTACTACTTCTGTTGTCAATGAAATTGAAGTGGGCAATCAAAAGATGCCGATTGCTAGCTTTGAATCGATTGGGAAATTAAAAGGGTTAATTGAGTCGTATGGCTATGTCGACCAAAATGGCGATATTCAAGGTTCGTATGCCAATATGTTAGCTGAGCTCGATAATCTCGCCTTTACGTTTACCGAAGCCTTCAATGCCCAACATCAAGCTGGGGTTTCACCTGCTCAAATGATGGATAATACGGTACCGTCCTATGATTTCTTTAAAGATCAAAATAATACAGACTTGGATGCTACTAACAAAGCTGGTTTTGCCAGCCGAATGGAAGTATCAGCAGGTATCCTGCAAAACTTAGATCATATTGCGAGTGCCTCAACAGCTAATCCAACAATGGGTAATGCTGAAAACATTACCGCACTAGCCAATGTCATTGACAAGCTTCCGTTAAACTATGGGGCTAATCCGACGACGTTTAAATCTCACTATGAATCGATGATTGGCGATATGGCCGTTCAATCGCAGGAAGCGGTTCGGTTATCCAGCAATTCAGAGGTGCTTCGAAGTGCGGTAGATACGCGTAGGCAATCGGTCAGCTCGGTGTCGTTGGATGAAGAAATGACCAATATGATTAAATTTCAACATGCGTATAATGCAAGTGCCAGAATCATCACATTAACGGATGAAATGCTCGATAAAATTATTAACGGTATGGGTACCGGCGGAAGATAG
- the flgL gene encoding flagellar hook-associated protein FlgL — protein MRVTQNMLANNSLSNLSQSYNRLGALQDQLSTGKKITKPSDDPVVAMKGMYYRSNLTSIEQYKRNLSELYLWTENSESGIEQANSGLQRVRELTIQGKNGSLSPEDQKAIATEIEQIKLDLVNTAETQIAGRYIYHGTDVETSPIKQKNPPIVADNLNTSVIDDYKVEVSQGVYLKANVTPTNVFSQKLFDTVQGIEDALKGGATDSLDYLLSDLDDVMSTLSAERSELGARYNRLEMIDDRLSQQEITATRVLSDNEDVDMERTITDLKTQESVHRAALSASARIIQPTLLDFLR, from the coding sequence ATGCGTGTCACACAAAATATGCTAGCGAATAACTCGCTCTCCAATTTAAGTCAAAGCTATAATCGATTAGGCGCTCTGCAGGATCAGCTTTCAACGGGGAAGAAGATTACTAAGCCGTCCGATGACCCGGTAGTGGCGATGAAGGGGATGTATTATCGCTCCAATTTAACGTCAATTGAACAGTATAAGCGGAATCTTTCTGAGCTGTATTTATGGACGGAGAACTCTGAATCAGGGATTGAACAAGCCAATTCCGGACTACAGCGTGTGCGGGAATTGACGATTCAAGGGAAGAATGGGTCACTGAGTCCAGAGGATCAAAAGGCGATTGCAACGGAAATTGAGCAAATTAAATTGGATTTAGTGAACACAGCGGAAACACAAATCGCTGGACGATATATTTACCACGGTACCGATGTGGAAACGTCGCCGATAAAGCAGAAAAACCCACCAATTGTAGCAGATAATTTGAATACTTCAGTCATTGATGACTACAAAGTGGAAGTATCTCAAGGTGTTTATTTAAAGGCCAATGTCACGCCCACCAATGTTTTCAGTCAAAAGCTATTCGACACAGTGCAAGGGATTGAAGATGCATTAAAAGGAGGGGCAACGGATTCACTCGATTATTTACTTTCGGATTTAGACGATGTGATGAGTACTTTATCAGCGGAACGTTCTGAATTAGGTGCTCGCTACAATCGCTTAGAGATGATTGATGACCGCCTGAGCCAGCAAGAGATAACCGCGACTCGTGTTCTTTCCGATAATGAAGATGTTGATATGGAACGAACCATTACCGATCTTAAAACGCAGGAGAGTGTGCACCGGGCTGCCTTAAGTGCAAGCGCGAGAATTATTCAACCGACATTATTAGACTTTTTACGTTAG
- a CDS encoding DUF6470 family protein: MRLLPQIRLQSQSAQTQLHIVQPQQSIQQPKAELSQQQPQADLDIRVTPSRLTINQTQAWEALNFKSVFRLAEEAADAGVQEALNGMARDAADGDELMRIENGGKAIASIAKRNGEEPEHDFNIGWIPPHGSVKIQFEPGRVDISSKINQPINNTKVNAPIIDYTPGKTTVSMKNHQSLSIDFEHLKFVGINYEQEI; encoded by the coding sequence ATGAGGTTATTACCACAAATAAGGCTCCAATCTCAATCAGCTCAAACTCAATTACATATCGTACAACCACAGCAATCGATTCAGCAGCCAAAAGCAGAGTTAAGTCAGCAACAACCACAAGCTGATTTGGATATTCGCGTTACGCCCTCGCGTTTAACGATTAATCAAACGCAGGCATGGGAAGCGCTGAATTTCAAAAGCGTGTTTCGTCTAGCTGAAGAAGCTGCAGATGCAGGTGTTCAGGAAGCGCTAAATGGAATGGCAAGAGATGCAGCGGATGGCGATGAATTGATGAGGATTGAAAATGGGGGAAAGGCGATTGCTTCGATTGCAAAACGAAACGGAGAAGAGCCAGAGCATGATTTTAATATTGGCTGGATTCCGCCACATGGTTCAGTCAAGATTCAATTTGAACCGGGAAGAGTGGATATTTCATCCAAAATCAACCAACCTATAAATAATACAAAGGTGAATGCGCCGATAATAGATTATACTCCTGGGAAAACAACCGTGAGCATGAAAAATCATCAAAGCTTATCGATTGATTTTGAGCATTTGAAATTTGTAGGAATCAATTATGAGCAAGAAATTTAA
- the fliW gene encoding flagellar assembly protein FliW yields MKIQTQYHGETVIDSTQILMFGNGLPGFPEQTQFILLPLPDNDVFFVLQSCNISSVAFIVTNPFQFFSDYDFKLDDSIVEKLDIQSEADVIVYTILTVQEPFSKSTANLQAPLIINRQTNKAKQVILNDTTYQTKHALFNEQASVKE; encoded by the coding sequence ATGAAGATACAAACGCAATACCATGGTGAAACGGTAATTGATTCAACCCAAATTTTAATGTTTGGGAACGGACTACCAGGCTTTCCAGAACAAACTCAATTTATCCTGCTACCATTGCCAGATAATGATGTGTTTTTCGTCCTTCAATCCTGTAACATCTCGTCCGTAGCCTTTATTGTCACGAATCCGTTTCAGTTTTTTTCTGATTATGATTTTAAACTCGATGATTCTATTGTGGAAAAACTAGACATTCAGTCCGAGGCAGATGTGATTGTTTACACCATTTTAACGGTCCAGGAGCCTTTTTCGAAATCCACCGCTAATCTGCAAGCGCCACTAATTATTAATCGACAAACTAATAAAGCAAAGCAAGTCATTTTAAATGATACTACCTATCAAACGAAGCACGCTCTTTTTAATGAGCAAGCATCGGTGAAGGAGTGA
- the csrA gene encoding carbon storage regulator CsrA gives MLILNRKPGEAIQIGNDIELVIVSVAGDQVKVGINAPRQVEIHRKEIYLSIQAENSEATKNVGDLSKLIPNTFHK, from the coding sequence ATGTTAATACTCAATCGAAAGCCAGGGGAAGCCATTCAAATAGGAAATGATATTGAATTGGTTATTGTGTCGGTAGCAGGTGATCAAGTGAAGGTTGGCATTAATGCTCCAAGGCAAGTTGAAATTCACCGGAAAGAAATTTACTTGAGTATTCAAGCTGAAAACAGCGAAGCGACTAAAAATGTGGGTGATCTTTCTAAGCTTATACCAAATACTTTTCATAAATAG
- a CDS encoding flagellin N-terminal helical domain-containing protein — translation MRINHNIAALNTYRQLDSANNAGAKSMEKLSSGLRINRAGDDAAGLAISEKMRGQIRGLDQASRNSQDGISMIQTAEGALNETHSIIQRVRELSVQAANGTNTDDDRQALNDEVTELIEEVDRIANQTEFNTKKLLDGTLGTAVDQTTTNSTALAVAGVTGASTSGGLDAGTWTLTVGDGTTVSANAYTITDGTTTLVSNELASGAGTLTFGSGELSITVNDAYSAGDVTATDIEITGTEVKFQIGSNQSQTMGLSINDMTANGLGIDSIDISTAAGAENAIATLDSALKMVSEERSSLGANQNRLEHTINNLGTSSENLTAAESRIRDVDMAKEMMNQTKESILSQASQAMLAKANQNPQGVLQLLR, via the coding sequence ATGAGAATTAATCACAATATCGCAGCACTTAATACGTATCGTCAATTAGACAGTGCGAACAACGCTGGCGCAAAATCAATGGAAAAACTATCTTCAGGTCTTCGTATCAACCGTGCAGGAGATGACGCAGCTGGTTTAGCAATCTCTGAAAAAATGCGTGGACAAATCCGTGGATTGGACCAAGCATCTCGTAATTCTCAAGATGGTATATCAATGATTCAAACTGCTGAAGGTGCGTTAAATGAAACGCACAGTATTATTCAGCGTGTACGTGAGCTATCTGTTCAAGCTGCTAATGGTACAAATACAGATGACGATAGACAAGCATTGAATGACGAAGTTACAGAATTAATTGAAGAAGTTGATCGAATTGCAAATCAAACGGAATTTAACACAAAAAAACTACTTGATGGTACTCTAGGTACTGCGGTAGACCAGACAACTACCAATTCAACTGCTTTAGCTGTGGCTGGTGTGACTGGAGCATCAACAAGCGGTGGTTTAGATGCAGGCACATGGACTTTGACTGTAGGGGATGGTACAACAGTATCAGCAAATGCATACACAATAACAGATGGCACAACTACATTAGTGTCAAATGAATTGGCTAGTGGCGCGGGTACACTTACATTTGGATCTGGTGAGTTATCAATAACAGTAAATGATGCTTATAGTGCTGGTGACGTAACTGCTACCGATATTGAAATAACAGGAACTGAAGTTAAATTCCAAATAGGCTCAAACCAATCACAAACTATGGGTCTATCAATTAATGATATGACTGCTAATGGCTTAGGGATAGATAGTATTGACATATCGACAGCCGCCGGAGCTGAAAATGCTATCGCTACTCTTGATAGTGCGTTAAAAATGGTGTCAGAAGAGCGTTCTTCACTTGGTGCGAATCAAAACCGACTAGAACACACTATCAATAACCTTGGTACATCTTCTGAAAACCTGACTGCAGCGGAATCTCGTATCCGTGACGTAGACATGGCGAAGGAAATGATGAACCAAACGAAAGAATCTATTCTTTCTCAAGCTTCTCAAGCAATGCTTGCAAAAGCAAATCAAAACCCACAAGGTGTTCTTCAATTACTTCGTTAA
- the flaG gene encoding flagellar protein FlaG, giving the protein MIDKVGMNATSFTFQETKPNEQTKKVAELSNTYLKKEQEAKQLELPPKEQVESIVDSMNDFLHASPTSLKFEYHEKLQEYFVSIIDDETNEVIREVPPKKLLDMYAAMTEFVGLIVDKKI; this is encoded by the coding sequence ATGATTGATAAAGTTGGAATGAATGCTACATCATTTACTTTTCAAGAAACGAAGCCCAATGAGCAAACGAAAAAAGTGGCTGAGTTATCAAACACGTATTTAAAAAAGGAACAGGAAGCTAAACAACTTGAATTGCCTCCAAAAGAGCAGGTTGAATCAATAGTCGATAGTATGAATGATTTCTTGCATGCGTCACCTACATCGTTAAAATTTGAATATCATGAAAAACTACAAGAGTATTTTGTCTCGATTATTGACGACGAAACGAATGAAGTCATTCGTGAAGTACCACCGAAAAAACTATTAGATATGTATGCGGCGATGACTGAGTTCGTTGGCTTAATCGTCGATAAGAAGATTTAA
- a CDS encoding flagellar hook-associated protein 2: MAGIRIGGLATGMDTDQIISDLMKAEKIPLDKLEQKKSYMEWQRDDYRDMNKSLLEFDTMIFDGVFRKATYLKKDINISDPDSLAIKNLSSSSDFSGTIKIDKLATSTRVIGGDTGITDSSVKLSDLGLTGTQKITINAPNKDGSGTIDYTLEFDPAEKSLNDVISDVNAKSGVSVFFDSYTKQIAVSAENTGAGDITLTDDSGTFFSAMKLSAGDATKTMGENAEITYNGLATQRASNTFQLNGFEFTLKDTSTKDVTFSSSPDVDSILETVVKFVDKYNEVIKKVNDEINEKKYRDFQPLTAEQKEGMEEKEIELWDEKAKSGTLRNDSTLSRGVNSMRLDLNSPVSGIANTMLSDIGIKPSSNYLDRGKLIIDEAKLREAISEDPNAIYDLFAKDGATSEEQGVARRLRDSIKDTMRGIEVRAGKATSTTSTYTLGRNLDSIEDSIDRFEDKLIQIEDRYWRQFTAMEKAIQKANSQATYLMQQFSY; this comes from the coding sequence ATGGCTGGAATAAGAATTGGTGGGTTAGCCACTGGGATGGACACCGATCAAATTATAAGCGACTTAATGAAAGCGGAAAAAATTCCGTTAGATAAATTAGAACAAAAGAAAAGCTACATGGAGTGGCAGCGGGATGATTATCGGGATATGAATAAATCACTCCTGGAGTTTGATACGATGATTTTTGACGGTGTCTTTCGGAAGGCGACGTATCTTAAAAAAGATATTAATATTTCGGATCCAGATAGCCTTGCCATCAAAAACCTAAGTTCAAGCAGTGATTTTTCGGGAACGATTAAAATAGATAAATTGGCGACTTCTACAAGAGTGATTGGTGGTGATACAGGCATCACGGATTCTTCCGTCAAGCTCAGTGATTTAGGGCTTACGGGCACACAAAAAATCACGATTAATGCACCTAACAAGGATGGCTCTGGAACAATCGACTATACATTAGAATTTGATCCAGCGGAAAAATCTTTAAATGATGTGATCTCAGATGTTAATGCAAAATCTGGCGTGAGTGTATTTTTTGATTCCTACACAAAACAAATCGCCGTTTCAGCTGAAAATACCGGAGCAGGTGATATTACATTAACGGATGATTCGGGCACATTTTTTTCTGCAATGAAGCTATCTGCTGGAGATGCAACTAAAACAATGGGTGAAAATGCTGAAATTACCTATAATGGCCTGGCTACTCAACGGGCTTCAAACACATTTCAATTAAATGGCTTTGAATTCACCTTAAAAGACACGTCAACGAAAGATGTCACCTTCAGCTCTTCACCGGATGTTGATAGCATCCTAGAAACCGTCGTCAAATTTGTGGATAAATACAATGAGGTCATCAAAAAAGTGAATGATGAAATCAATGAAAAAAAATACCGTGACTTCCAACCCTTAACCGCCGAACAGAAAGAAGGCATGGAAGAAAAAGAAATCGAGCTTTGGGATGAAAAAGCGAAGAGTGGAACGCTTCGCAATGATTCGACTTTATCCCGTGGCGTGAATAGCATGCGTTTAGATTTAAATTCCCCAGTGAGTGGGATTGCCAATACAATGCTGTCTGATATTGGCATCAAACCGTCGAGTAATTATCTAGATCGCGGGAAGCTAATTATTGATGAAGCGAAGTTGCGAGAAGCGATTTCGGAGGATCCTAATGCTATTTATGATTTATTTGCTAAAGACGGAGCAACCTCAGAGGAACAAGGTGTAGCAAGACGTCTACGTGATAGTATTAAAGACACAATGAGGGGCATCGAAGTCCGTGCCGGAAAAGCCACTAGTACAACAAGCACGTATACACTCGGGCGGAATTTAGACAGTATTGAAGATTCGATTGATCGTTTTGAAGATAAATTGATTCAGATAGAAGATCGTTATTGGCGACAATTTACCGCAATGGAAAAAGCGATTCAAAAAGCCAATTCACAAGCAACGTATTTAATGCAGCAATTTAGTTATTAA
- the fliS gene encoding flagellar export chaperone FliS: MAIKNPYQTYQNNSVSTASPGELTLMLYNGCLKFLHIAKKAMTDENVELKNTNIQKTQNIIRELMVTLNMDIEMSKDIMSMYDYMNRQLITANIKNDVAILEEVEGLVTEFRDTWKQVIQINRKQQHTGGQA; this comes from the coding sequence ATGGCCATCAAAAATCCATACCAAACGTATCAAAATAATTCAGTCAGCACGGCTTCTCCTGGCGAACTGACGTTAATGCTCTATAATGGTTGTCTTAAGTTTCTTCATATTGCCAAAAAAGCGATGACAGATGAAAATGTCGAATTGAAAAATACGAATATCCAAAAAACCCAGAATATCATCCGTGAATTAATGGTGACCTTAAATATGGATATCGAAATGTCTAAGGATATTATGAGTATGTATGACTATATGAACCGTCAATTAATTACTGCTAATATTAAAAATGATGTGGCGATTCTGGAAGAGGTTGAGGGGCTAGTGACCGAGTTTCGCGATACTTGGAAGCAAGTGATTCAGATAAACCGAAAGCAGCAACATACGGGTGGGCAAGCGTAA